In Gigantopelta aegis isolate Gae_Host chromosome 14, Gae_host_genome, whole genome shotgun sequence, the following proteins share a genomic window:
- the LOC121389478 gene encoding uncharacterized protein LOC121389478, translating to MVLYVLFVLSGSFALTATMSMTSPPPTPPPTTPVAACQDDGIIYRIGQRIPDSDPCTICHCQKYEWEDAPSKHCMVMDHLAAACYNPVDHGPNACPRYTCTGI from the exons ATGGTATTATACGTATTATTCGTTCTTTCCGGGAGCTTTGCGCTCACAGCCACGATGTCTATGAcgtcaccaccaccaacaccaccacctaCCACACCAGTAGCCGCTTGTCAAGATGACGGGATCATCTACAGAATTGGACAAAGAATTCCCGATAGTGATCCGTGTACGATATGCCATTGCCAAAAGTATGAATGGGAAG ATGCGCCATCAAAACACTGTATGGTCATGGACCACCTTGCCGCGGCATGTTACAACCCCGTGGACCACGGACCAAATGCCTGCCCGCGGTACACGTGTACAGGTATTTAA